The genomic window TAAAATTGGTGTGCCAGAAAATATCCAAGCCAAAATTCAATTAGAACAAAAACAATGTCCTCAGATTTTAAGCCCAAATTCAAGTATTGATAAACTAAGTAAATTAGTAAACGTTAATACAGCTAGTTTAGAAGAATTAACAAATCTACCAGGGGTTGGTAAAAAGTTAGCCGAAAAAATTATCATTGCCCGTCAACAAAAGAAATTCACATCATTAGAAGATTTAGAAAAAGTTCCCGGCATAAGTAATAGAATGGTAACTAATTGGCAAGGTTATATTGAGTTATAAAAATTTTAGTTCGTAGTAAGGACTTCAGTCCTTAATATTATAAAGAGAACTAAATTCCTCTCTACAAACCTATTTGCATCAGCCAAAAGTATAGTAATTTTCTATCTATGCTTACAGAAAGAGGAAACTTGACCGACAAAATATTTAGCATAAACCCAAGTTACATTGATCGGAGTGGGTTTATGACTTACGAAAAAAGAGACGAATTACCCCAAGAAATTAGAGAACAATTACCAGAACACGCCCAACAAATTTTTATGGCGGCATTTAATGCAGCCCAAACAGATGGTATGAGCGAGGAAGGGGCTAGTAATGTGGCTTGGAATAGTGTAAAAAATGGATATGAACAAGGTAGCGATCGCCAATGGCATAGAAAACCAGAAGACCCAGCAATACATAACAAAGCTGTGATGTCTGGCGGTAATTAGTTCAGGTCAACATTAAAATCAAGGTAGGTTGTAAATTATACAAACTGCCTTGATAAATATGGCGATCGCTTCGGTAAAATTTAAAGTTAGTCGCTATTTTTAAACTCTCACATGATTAAACTCGACCAGTTTCTTAAATTTATAGGTATAGCCTCAACAGGAGGTCAAGCCAAACTCATGATCAATGATGGTAATGTCAAAGTCAATGGCATGATTGAAACCCGGCGAGGACGGAAATTAGTATCAGCAGACCAAGTAACAGTAGCCGGAAAAACTTTTAAGGTTGAGGAGATAATTCAAGAATAGCGTTGACGTTAGGCAGCTTCTTTTATTTTTAAAGCAAATTAGGCGATCGCTATCACCCAACTTAGAGATTTCTGGTTGATGGTCACAGACCGAGATAAATCATTACACTGAGAGTTAGTTGCCTTGCTGGGATGGATATCCCGTAGAAACCATGACTGAAAAGAGTATGAGAATTGTGATCCTTGGTGGAGGCTTTGGTGGTCTCTACACAGCTTTGCGTTTAAGTCAATTACCTTGGGAATCTGAACAAAAACCAGAAATTGTACTCATCGACCAAAGCGATCGCTTCCTATTTTCCCCTTTATTGTACGAATTACTCACTGGAGAACTGCAAACTTGGGAAATTGCCCCTCCCTTTGAAGAACTTTTACAAGGCACAGGTATACGTTTTTATCAAGCAGTCGCCTCTGGAATTGACATTGACCAACAACGGGTACACTTACAAAATGGCCCAGAAATTACCTATGATCGCTTAGTATTAGCCCTAGGTGGAGAAACACCCCTAGATTTAGTTCCCGGTGCGACATCCTACGCTTATCCCTTCCGCACTATCAATGATGCTTATCGCCTCGAAGAACGGCTACGAGTTCTAGAAGAATCGGATGCTGAGAAAATTAGAGTAGCTATTGTTGGCGGTGGCTACAGTGGGGTGGAATTAGCTTGTAAATTGGCAGATAGGCTAGGAGAAAGAGGGCGTTTTCGCTTAATTGAAATTGGCGACCAAATTTTAAGAACTTCCCCAGAATTTAACCGCGAAGCCGCCAAGAAAGCTTTAGAGGCGAGGGGTGTGTTTCTCGATTTAGACACCAAAATTGAATCAATTACCCAAGATACCATCTCCCTAGAATATAAAAGTCAAGTAGATACAATCCCTGTAGATATTGTGATTTGGACTGTGGGTACACGGGTTGCACCTGTAGTCAAAGCCCTACCTTTCAAACAAAATCAGCGTGGGCAAATCACGACTAACACCACATTACAAGTCCTTGACCATCCAGAAATTTTTGCTTTGGGAGACTTAGCCGACTGTCTCGACGCGAATGGTCAACAAATTCCCGCCACAGCCCAAGCAGCTTTTCAACAAGCAGACTATACAGCTTGGAACATCTGGGCTTCTTTGACAAACCGCCCCTTGCTACCTTTCCGCTATCAACAGTTAGGGGAAATGATGGCACTAGGCAAAGATAATGCCACTTTAGCAGGGTTAGGAATTAAGTTAGATGGTTCTTTAGCATCTATTGCCCGTCGTTTGGCTTACTTATACAGAATGCCAACATTTGATCATCAGCTAAAAGTCGGTTTTAATTGGTTAGTCCGTCCTATTATAGAAACACTTTCTTCTGTGGCGGATAATGAAAAGTGGTGAGTGCTGAGTGCTGAGTGGTGAGTCAACAATCATCAATCAACAGTCAACATTCAGCACTGAGTATTTCCCCTAACCAAATTAAAATTCATCATTGTCAGCAAGTTTAATGGAAAGACCCAAAGTTATTTTTTTAGATGCGGTGGGTACACTCTTTGGTGTCAAAGGCAGCGTCGGTAAAGTTTATAGTCAGTTAGCCCTAGAGTTTGGTGTGGAGGCTTCCGCAGAAATTTTAGATAAAGCATTTATGGAAAGCTTTAAAGCTGCACCACCACCAATATTTCCTGATGCAGAATTAGAAGATATTCCCCAAAGAGAATTTGAGTGGTGGCGAACTATTGCTTTAAACACCTTTGAAAGTGCAGGTATCATCAATCAATTTGCTGACTTCTCTAATTTTTTTGGAGAACTTTACATTCACTTTGGTACTGCCGAACCGTGGTTTATTTATCCTGATGTTTTACAATCTCTTAGCAATTGGAAACATTTAGGAATTGAATTAGGTGTGTTGTCTAACTTCGATTCCCGGATTTACTCGGTCTTGCAAGCTTTAGAATTGAGTCATTTCTTCACGTCTGTAACCATTTCTACCCAAGTAGGTGCAGCCAAACCCAACCCCAAAATTTTTGCAGCTGCTTTAGAAAAACACGATTGTTCCCCTGCTTCAGCATGGCATATTGGTGACAGTATTGTAGAAGATTATCAAGGATCAAAAGCGGCTGGACTAAGAGGGATTTGGATTAATCGGGAAGAAGGTTAACAATAGCTTATACCTTGGGCAGAAAGACTGTAAATACCGCCCCCTTGGGTTGGTTATTTTCGACGTTTATTTTGCCCCCGTGGGCTTCTACTACCATTTTGCAAAATGCTAATCCTAACCCCAGTTGTGAAACTTCTGGCATTAGTGTTCCCACTTCATATTTCTCAAAAATTACCTGTTTGAGGTTTTCACTGACCCCTGAACCTGAATCAGTAATCTGAACTATCACACCCTCTGCACCTAAATTATCAGTTCGCAGAATAACTTGACTGTTTTTTGGTGAGAACTTGATAGCATTGGATAACAGGTTATCTATAACTCTACGAAATATTAAAGCATCTAAGTTGATATAAAGATCAAGTGGGAATAGATGACTGATGAGTTGAATATGCTTTTGAGATGCGATCGCTGCAAAATTATTTAATACTGATAAACATAGCTGATTTAAGTCTATCTCTCCAAAATTTAGCATCATTTTGCCAGATTCTAACTTGGCCATTAGCAATAAATCATCAATTAAAGATTGCAGATGTTGCACGGAAGCAATGATCTGATCAATTTTGTTTTGCTGCTTGTGAATCGGAAAATCAGGTAATTGTAAGATTTCGGTGGCTAGTAAAATAGATGTCAGGGGATTACGCATATCATGCAAGACCATCTTCACCATGTCTTCCCTGAGCTGTAGTAATGTTTGTAATTTGTCATGCTGTTGCTTAATCCGCAGCATTGAGTTAACCCTAGCACGTAACTCTAAACCATTCACAGGTTTACTGATAAAGTCATCTGCACCGGCGGACATACACCGCACCAAGTCTTCTTTTGCCGTCAAAGCTGTAACCATAATGATCGGAATATGCTGCCATTGAGAATTGGATTTGATGCGTTTGCATACTTCGATACCATCCAAATCGGGCATCATTACATCTAATAAAATTACATCTGGCTGTATAATTTTTAGCCGTTCTATTGCTCGCTGACCGTTAGCTGCATAGTTTAAATCATAACCCTCCCGAAACAGTAGGGTTTCAATTACATCAAAGTTATCTGGTTCATCGTCAACGACTAGAATGCAAGGCTGTTTATCCATTTACTATATATATTACTTTTCTAACAAGTTTTGAATTATACTTGTAAGCTCTCTAAGCTTGACTGGTTTATTGACATAATCATTTGCCCCTGCTTGGAGACATTTTTCGCGATCGCCAGGCATGGCTAATGCTGTTAATGCAATTATGGGAACATTGGCTAATTCCCCATGTTCCCGAATGCGGCGAATAGCTTCTAAACCATTGATCTCTGGCATTTGAATATCCATCAAAATCAAACTAGGATTTTGGGATATGGCCAAGTTAATGGCAGTTTGTCCATTGTCCGCTAGTATTACTCTATACCCTCTACTTTCAAGATAACTAGAAATGGTTTCAATATTTGCCTGATTATCTTCGGCTAAAAGAATTAAGGGCGATGCTGAAACTACCGATTGAATAGTTGATAAACTTGTTAAACCTAATTGTACATCTGCTGTGGGTGTAGGCAAAGTTAATTTTTGGACTACGTAAGGTAAACGCACAGTAAAGCAACTACCTTTACCTATCTCACTACTGACAGTTACGTGTCCACCGTGCAACTCTGCTATTTGCCGTACTAAAGCCAGCCCTAAACCAGTGCCAGTATACTGTCGATTTAAGCGACTATCGATCTGCACAAAGGATTGGAATAATTTTCCCATATCTTCGGGAGCAATACCAATACCTGTATCAATGACTGAAAAGCTAACCCAGTCTGAGCATTGCGTTTTCGAGCCGGGAGTATTTCCTGGAGTGGGATAGTTTTCAATTCTTTCTCGTCTCACTGCTAAGATAATAGACCCCCCTTCTGGGGTAAATTTCACAGCATTATTCAGCAGGTTAATTAAAATTTGCCTGATCCGGCGTTCATCGACAGCAATCTGTCTAATAGTAGCTTGAATATTTAATCTGATTTGAATTTGCTTTTGATGTGCTAGTTGCTTGACAAAGGACAAACTAGACTCACACAGATAACAAATGGCAATGGGAGCAATTTGTAGTTCGAGTTTACCAGCTTCGATTTTGGCTAAATCGAGGATGTCGTTAATTAGTTCTAGCAGGTGTTTACCGCTACGTTCAATAGTAGATAAAGCGCGTTGTTGACGTTCTGTAATTTGACCAAATACGCCTTCTAGCAAGCCTTCAGACATTCCCAAAATGGCGTTTAGGGGTGTGCGAAGTTCATGACTCATACTGGCGAGGAATTCATCTTTGAGGCGAGTAGCACGGGATAACTCTGTATTTACATAAAGGAGTTGCTCATTCAACATTGACAATGCTACCTCTGCACGTTTGCGATCGCTCAGTTCGGTTTGCACTTGTTGATAGAGGTCTGCTTGCTGAATAGCTACGGATAACTGACTAGCAATTTGCTGGAGTAAGTCAGTTTCATCGGGTTGCCATTGACGCTGTGTAGCACAGGCGTGAATGCTAATTAATCCCCAGACTCTGGGAGGTTGATTTTCTACTTTTTGAATAATCGGGGCGATAATTTTGGATTTAGCCTGTGTTTGTTGCATGAATTCCACCAGACAATCACCCCAATCTTCATTTTCAGTATCTGTGACGATGCGGACATTACCTTCGCGATAAAATTCATAACATTGTTCAGGGAAGCAATCATCTTTCCGTAACGTACATTCTATGATTGGATATTCTGGGGCAACAGATTCTTCCAGCACTACCCCAGAACCATTGGTGACGAGATGAAAAATCAAGACGCGATCCGCCTGAAAAGTTTGTCTAATTTCGTTAACTGCTGATGAGAGAATTGACTTCAAATCAAGGGATTGTCGGATATGTTGAGTGATGTTTCTCAGCAGTCTTTCGCGCTGTGCTTGTTTTTGCAGTATTTCCTCGGCGCGTTTGCGATCGCTAATATCTTGAATTACACCAATCATATACTGTGGTTCACCAGCGAGCGATCGCACAAAGGAAACAGTCAGATATACCCAAACAAGTCTTCCTTGTTGATGTAGATAACGTTTCTCCATTGCAAATGTCTGAATTTCGCTAGCTAGAAGAGACTCCATCTTAAGACAATCAGCAGTTATATCTTCTGGATGGGTAATATCCATAAAGGATCTACCCAGGAGTTCTGCTTCTGAATAACCAACAATATCTGCAAATTTTTGATTAATGCGGATGAATTTGCCTTGGATATCAACTTCGACTATACCCACATTCGCTTGCTCAAAGGTGGCACGAAACCGAGCTTCACTCTCTTGCAATGCTGCCGTCCGTTGTGTAATCTTTACTTCTAGTTTTTCATTGAGTTGTTCTAAAGCTTCTGTAGCTCGTTTGCGTTCTAGTTCTGCACTTGCGCGAGATGCAAACACACGCAAAGTTGCTTTCATGCGTTCTACTTCTTCTAGAGGGCGCGTATTGAGAATACAGAGGTTGCCTATAGCTATACCATTATTATCCCGCAGAGCTACACCTAAGTAGCATTCTGCTTCCATGATAGTCAGATCCGGATCTGCTGGAAATTCCTCGACAACGTTGCATTCACAGTAAAATATGCCTTCTGCCAATGCCCTTTGACAAGGAGTTTGAGCAATTTTATAGGTAATTTGGGGTTGCAATTGATTATTGGCAAAGAATCCCAGGGTTTTTAAGCAGTCCCCAATACGTTCTGTAACTAATACATAGGGCACATCAAGGGCTTTTGCGGTATAACAAGCTAGAGCCGAGAAAAATTCTGTCCCTGTTACGGCTGCTGTACCTTCAACCAATGTTTTTAAAGATTCTTCTGCACGTTTGCGTCCAGAGATGTCAGCCCCAGTACCGATGAGGCGATAGACTTGTCCGGTTTCATCGAGCAATGGTTTAAGCGTTACCAGTACCCAATAGCTGCCATTTGTATGGGAGTTAGTGAAATTCTCTTCAAAGGAAACAAGCTTTCCTGACTCGACACAAGCATCGTATTGTTGACAGAGTAATGTCCCCGCAAATTCACCAAACAATTCTTTGGGGGTTTTACCCTTTGCTTCTGCTCCACTGATGCCACAAAAACGTTCGGCGACAGGATTCCAGCCACCATAATGATATTTGCCTTGGCTATCAATTTCTACAGTAAAAATGGCTTGCTCAACGTCTTCGTAAATGACGCGTAAAAAACTCTCATTTTTTTCTAGAGCAATTACCGCACGCTCACGTTCCATTGCAATTCCAGCCAAATAGGCGGCAAGGGTGAGAGTTTCTAAATCGTAGGCTAGGGGGGTTTTTACCTCACGGTAATATATGCCAAATATTCCCAGGACACAACCATCACTAGCGATAATAGGAGCAGACCAACAAGCCCGCAATCCAAAATCCAGGATGCAATCCTTAAAGTCTTTCCACAGGGGATCATTGGTGATGTCAGACGAAATTACCACTTGTTGACGATAAGCCGCAGTTCCACAAGAGCCGACTCCCTCGCCAATCATCAGATCATCGCAGATCATGAGGTATTCTTCTGGGATGGTCAGAGATGCACAGGGATGCAGGCGATTTTCTTGATCGACTAACAGAATAGAACACAATGCCCCATCTAATTGCTGTTCCAGAGACTTAATCAGGGCATTAAGAATATCTACTAAGGGTTCACCCTTCGCAATCTGCGATAAAATCCGGTTTTGCATTTCTAACCGACCTTCTATCAGCTTGCGTAAGCGCAGCTCGTTGTAGTAATCGCTAATATCTGTAACCGTACCTACATAGCCTGTGCAGTTTCCTGTACTATCGATTTCAGGTATTGCTTGTGCCATTACCCAGATTACTTTGTTCCCTAGATTTTGGAAGCGGTGTTCTGTCAAGAAGGGCTGTTGTTTGGCAACTGCATCACACCAATGACTCACAACGCGATCGCAATCTTCGGGATGTAATGCCTGTAACCACTTTAATCCTAGTGCCTCTGCCATCGGCAACCCGGACATTTCTTCCCATTTAGGATTAACATATTGATAATTTCCTTGCAAATCGCTGTGAAAGATACCTACTGGAGCATTTGTAGTCAGTGTGGCGTAGCGGTGTTCACTATCTCGTAGAGCTTCTTCTGCCTGTTTAGCGGCGGTAATATCTGTGACGATACCCTGATAGGCTTCCACTTTACCTTCAGCATCATAAATAATATGAGCGCGATCGCAAACGTAGTGAATTGACCCATCCGGCTTGATAATCCGATAAATAATCTCGTTATTTTTCAGTTCTCCATTGTCAGGATAGAAGCTAGAAATGACCTTTTCTAGATCATCAGGATGAATGCAATTGAACAAAGAATTTGGTGAATTACTGAAGAAATATTCACAAGGTCTACCAGAAATTTTAGCGATCGCTGGATTTAAGTACAATAATTGTCTATCAGGACTGAGAAGGTACATCCCATCAGCCATATTCTCCGCTAGGGAGCGATATTTTTTTTCTGAAGCTTCTATCTGAGCGACAATACACGCTTGACAATCTTGCTCTTGTTTGGCTTGAAAGTGTTGCGAATTACTCAGCCCATTCAGTAGTGTTTCGTAGGTAAGTAACCCAACTACTTGGTTACAATCATCAACTATAGGTAGATGTCGCAGGCGATGCTGACTAAATAGTTTTAGCGGTACTGAGAAATTATTTAACTCAGATTCCTTGAGGGTAATTACAGGATGACTCATGACTTCAGACATAATCATCTCAGCCATGTTAAGCCCTTCCGCATTACAGCGTACTATATCTTGCTGTGTCCAGATACCGACTAGTTGCTTATCTTGCATGACTAACACACAACTAGCTTGAGCCATTTTCCTCAGCCAAGAATTATTCAAATTATGGGATAATGAGCCGCCTTTCTCTGTGTTATTCATCAACATCAATGCTTCAATAGCAGGCGTATTGGGAGTAACAACTAAAGGATGACGGATAATCGCATCTGTCAGCAAAACATCTGGGTTATTCACTTGATTATGATTAGCGAAACCAAATATTTGAGTATCCATTTATATAACTATATTTTTGTAAAAATCTTGTTCAGTAGATCGCCATTCACTGGCAAAAAATAAATCTTTTGAAAGTAGATATTTAATATTATACGTCTAAGTTTATACAAATAGATACTGACAGGACAAGATAAATAAGTTAAGAGTGAATAACATCTTATTGTGGGTGAAATCACAGTGAAGCGATCGCTAATAATTAATATAGAATACTCAGGCTTTAGCCATATTAATGCCGTGGGTAATGCAATGAATATCTGACTTTTCACGTTATGTGGAAAAGCTAATGTGAAACCTAACCCCCTAACCCCCTTCCCTACTAGGGAAGGGGGAATATGTAGAGACGTTGCATGCAACGTCTCTACAGTTATTAGGAGAGGGGTTTTCCAGATACTGTGAAAAGTCAGAATGAATATAAGCAATAATTCTCAAAATTCAGAGGCTACTGTGCCGTAAATGAGGAATACGCTAACATGAGCTTGTATAAATAACCGTAGTTAACCCCGTAAATTAATGGATATCGCCTTAATCGTTAAATTTCTTGCTCCCTGTCTGCCATTTCTGCTGACTACGGGTGCGAAAGTTGCAGAAGGAGCATCTCAGAAAGTCGGTGAGGATGTTTGGAATAAAGCCAAGGCGATTTGGGGGAAGTTACAACCCAAAGTAGAGGCGAAGGAAGAAGCCAAAAACGCAGCCGCAGCAGCAATGCAAAATCCAGGGGATGAAGATTACCAAGCAGCTTTACGAGCGCAATTAAAAGATATTTTAAAGTCTGAGACAGCACTGGCGGAAGAGATAGCCAAGATTTTGCAAGCATCGGCTGATAAACCCGGTGACAATATTCAGATGAGTGCTAATGCTTACGACCAAAGTACGGTGAAGCAAGTCGGGAAGATTGAGGCTAATGAGGTGAGCTTTTAACTTCCCGACTTGTAGCAAGTGGCGTTAGAGGTTTTGATTCTTGCTCCCCTTCCCTTGTAGGGAAGGGGTTGGGGGTTAGGTTTAAAAAAAAGTTGCACACAGCGTAACGTTCTCATTTTGAACAGAAACATTCTCATTCTGAATAAGAAATTTTTCATTCCAAACAAGAACGTTCTCATTTTTAACAGGAACATTCTCATTCTGAGCAAAAAATTTCTCGCTCTAAACATCAACATCCGAGTTCTGAACACCAACATCCGAGTTCCGAACATCAACATCCGAGTTCCGAACATCAACATCCGAGTTCCAAACACCAACATCCGAGTTCCGAACACCAACATCCAGCAAAATTTGTCTATCTGCTGACTAACTATGGCGGAAGAACCAAACCCTAACCACCAAGAAATCATTAAATTAGAGGGAACTGCTCAAGATGAGAGTAAGTTAACTCAAATTGGTCGTGTTGATGCGGAAAACTTCCATCTGAACGCTCAACAAGTTCAATTTCTTGTTCAACTAGAACGCAGTACCAAAGTAGAATCGCCTGGGGTTCTCAAAGCTGGGAATCCTGGTAAAAGTTTGGCTTATTGGCAAGGACGAAAAACAGAATACGCTCAAATACAGCAATGGTTAACTGATAACAATACCTTTTTAATTGGCATAGAAGGCATCGGTGGTACAGGTAAATCAACGCTGGCAACGAAGATTTATGATGAAATTGCGGATTTCCCCAAGCGATTTTGGGCTGATGTCAGTAATGGGGCAAGTTTTAGCGATTTAGCCAGAGAAGTATTAACAAAATTCGGCTTTCAAGTCCCAGAACAAGAAGCGCAGTTAGTGGAAGCGTTAGTTAATTGTTTGCGTTCTGGGCAATTTTTACTGATTATTGACAACCTGGAAAGTTTATTACAACCTGATAGACAGTGGGGAAGTTTATTTTACGGCGACTTTTTTAAAGCATGGATGGAATTTGGCGGTAATAGTAAGGTGTTATTCACCACCAGAGAAAGACCAGAGTTACCACAAATACTTAATTGGCTACCCCTGAAAGGTTTACAAGTAGATGAAGGGGTAGCACTGTTAACCGCACTAGGCATTCGTGGAGATTTAGCCGAGTTTGTCGAGTTAGTGGATGGGCATCCCCTACTGTTGAAATTGGTAGCAGGTTTATTACTAGATAGATATTCTCAAGATCCAGATTTAAGCAGATTAGCAGATTTAGGCTTAGGGAATTTGCGGCAGTTGTTGACAGATCCCAAAGTAATTGGTCAGCATCGTCTAGAAAATGTGGGTATAGTTTTAGTGTTAGATGCCAGTTTTGCAAAATTGAGTGAGTTACAAAAGGCGTTATTGCAGAATATTAGTGTTTATCGTGGTGCGGTTGACAGTGCAGCAGCTGTGGCAGTGTTGCCGGGAAATTCAGAACCAGAGATTGAGGGAGAATTAAGGAATATTGTTAAGCGTTCTTTGTTGGTAGAACAACTCAATGGTAAGCGACGATTTGAGTTTCAGCCTGTGGTTTTGGAGTATGTGCGGTATAAAGCTGGTGATCAGAGTGAGGCGCATCAACGAGCTATTGATTACTATAGTTCAAATCTTAAACAAGAACCCTGGCAGACTAAAGACGATATAAGGGAATATCTACAAATTTTTTATCACTGGTTTCAATTAGAAAATTATGACTCCGCGTTTGGAATATTAATAGCCTGCAATGATTTTTTGAGCTTGCGGGGTTGTTATACAGATATAGTTTACTTATGCAGACAGCTGATAGAAGGTTGGGAAAAAACTGCGGAGAGAGAAAATAGGAATTATCTATTTAGTCTAAATTTTCTGGGCAATGCTTACCAATTTTTGGGGGTATACAAGCAGGCGATTAAGTATCTCCAACACTCTTTGGAGATAGCTAGGAACATAGGTGATAGCTATGTGGAAGCAGTTAGCTTAGGCTTTTTGGGTGTTACTTATAACTTTCTGGGACAATACCAGCAGGCGATTGAGTTTTATTGGCAGTCTATAAAGATAGCGAGGGAAATAGGTGATCGTAATGTGCAAGGTACTTCTTTAAATAATTTGGCAGTTGTTTACGAATTCCTGGGGCAGTACCAGCAGGCGATTGATATTCACCAACAATCTATAAAGATAGCGAGAGAATTAAGTGATCGCAATGGGGAAGGTAATTTTTTAAACAATTTGGGACGTGTTTACAACTGCCTGGGGGAGTACCAACGGGCAATTGAATATCATCAGCAGTCTTTGGATATACAAAGGGAAATAGGGAATCGAAATGGAGAAACCAATTCATTAGGTGGGTTGGGTAGTGCTTACAACTATCTAGGGCAGTACCAGCAGGCAATTGAATGTCATCAACAGTCTTTAGATATACAAAGGGAAATAGGAAATCGAAATGGAGAAGCCAATTCATTAGATAGTTTGGGTAATGCTTACAACAGTCTTGGGCAATACCAACAGGCGGTCGGATTTTACCAGCAATCTTTGGATATAGCAAGGGAGATTGGTTATCGCTATGGAGAAGGCAATTCCTTGCGTAATTTGGGTAATGCTTACCGCGCTCTAGGAGAATACCAGAGGGCGATTGAGTTCTACCAGCAATCTTTGGAGATACAAAGGGAGATACATGATCGCAATGGGGAAGGTATCTCTTTAGGCTATTTGGGCATTGCTTACAACTGTCTGGAGCAGTATCAGCAGGCAGTTGAGTTCCATCAGCAGTCTTTGGAAATCGCCAGAGAAATACGTGATCGAAAGGGGGAAGGTGTATGCTTAGGCGGTTTAGCTCTGGCTTATAACTGTCTGGAGTATTACCAATTGGCAATTGAGTTCTGTCAGCAGTGGTTAGATATAGCTAGAGAAATAAGCGATCGCAATGGCGAAGCAAATGCTTGGTATAGTCTAGGTCAAGTATTAAAAAACATCAACCGAGAATCAGACGCGCTTGGTGCTTATCGCAATGCTCGTGAACTGTATCAAAAAATGGGACATGATGCCAATGTGCAAGATTGCAATGATAGAATTGAGCGTCTATCTCAACCACAAACGCCTGTAGTTCTTCGCCGTGGGTTTTGGGCGTGGTTGCGTCGGTTGTGGCGTTGGGTTCGCTCTTGGTTTTGGCTGTGATTTTATCTCACGCAGCGAATGGAGTGCGATATTGTAGATATAAAGACAAAAAAGAAGAGATAAAAGGATGCTAGAAAAATTAACAGTAACTTATGATGGTTCAGCTTTTTATCCCGAAGAAAGCATTAATTTAGAACCCAATACTCGTTATATCATCCAGATTATTGCTCAACAAAAACCAACAGACACAACTAATAAAAATGCTTGGGATATGCTTGAAGAAATGGCAGGAACGTATGAAGCACCAGAAGATTGGTCAAGTGAACATGATCACTACTTATATGGTACACCCAAACGAAATCTTCATCCATGAACAAAGATAGACTTTTTCTAGACACGATTTTTATTCAAGCAATTCTTAATCCCCGTGACCAATATCATACCCCTGCAATGCAACTTTTACCTCGTGTAAAAAATGCACAGGAAGTCTGGACAACAGAAGCTAT from Nostoc sp. UHCC 0870 includes these protein-coding regions:
- a CDS encoding PAS domain S-box protein, whose amino-acid sequence is MDTQIFGFANHNQVNNPDVLLTDAIIRHPLVVTPNTPAIEALMLMNNTEKGGSLSHNLNNSWLRKMAQASCVLVMQDKQLVGIWTQQDIVRCNAEGLNMAEMIMSEVMSHPVITLKESELNNFSVPLKLFSQHRLRHLPIVDDCNQVVGLLTYETLLNGLSNSQHFQAKQEQDCQACIVAQIEASEKKYRSLAENMADGMYLLSPDRQLLYLNPAIAKISGRPCEYFFSNSPNSLFNCIHPDDLEKVISSFYPDNGELKNNEIIYRIIKPDGSIHYVCDRAHIIYDAEGKVEAYQGIVTDITAAKQAEEALRDSEHRYATLTTNAPVGIFHSDLQGNYQYVNPKWEEMSGLPMAEALGLKWLQALHPEDCDRVVSHWCDAVAKQQPFLTEHRFQNLGNKVIWVMAQAIPEIDSTGNCTGYVGTVTDISDYYNELRLRKLIEGRLEMQNRILSQIAKGEPLVDILNALIKSLEQQLDGALCSILLVDQENRLHPCASLTIPEEYLMICDDLMIGEGVGSCGTAAYRQQVVISSDITNDPLWKDFKDCILDFGLRACWSAPIIASDGCVLGIFGIYYREVKTPLAYDLETLTLAAYLAGIAMERERAVIALEKNESFLRVIYEDVEQAIFTVEIDSQGKYHYGGWNPVAERFCGISGAEAKGKTPKELFGEFAGTLLCQQYDACVESGKLVSFEENFTNSHTNGSYWVLVTLKPLLDETGQVYRLIGTGADISGRKRAEESLKTLVEGTAAVTGTEFFSALACYTAKALDVPYVLVTERIGDCLKTLGFFANNQLQPQITYKIAQTPCQRALAEGIFYCECNVVEEFPADPDLTIMEAECYLGVALRDNNGIAIGNLCILNTRPLEEVERMKATLRVFASRASAELERKRATEALEQLNEKLEVKITQRTAALQESEARFRATFEQANVGIVEVDIQGKFIRINQKFADIVGYSEAELLGRSFMDITHPEDITADCLKMESLLASEIQTFAMEKRYLHQQGRLVWVYLTVSFVRSLAGEPQYMIGVIQDISDRKRAEEILQKQAQRERLLRNITQHIRQSLDLKSILSSAVNEIRQTFQADRVLIFHLVTNGSGVVLEESVAPEYPIIECTLRKDDCFPEQCYEFYREGNVRIVTDTENEDWGDCLVEFMQQTQAKSKIIAPIIQKVENQPPRVWGLISIHACATQRQWQPDETDLLQQIASQLSVAIQQADLYQQVQTELSDRKRAEVALSMLNEQLLYVNTELSRATRLKDEFLASMSHELRTPLNAILGMSEGLLEGVFGQITERQQRALSTIERSGKHLLELINDILDLAKIEAGKLELQIAPIAICYLCESSLSFVKQLAHQKQIQIRLNIQATIRQIAVDERRIRQILINLLNNAVKFTPEGGSIILAVRRERIENYPTPGNTPGSKTQCSDWVSFSVIDTGIGIAPEDMGKLFQSFVQIDSRLNRQYTGTGLGLALVRQIAELHGGHVTVSSEIGKGSCFTVRLPYVVQKLTLPTPTADVQLGLTSLSTIQSVVSASPLILLAEDNQANIETISSYLESRGYRVILADNGQTAINLAISQNPSLILMDIQMPEINGLEAIRRIREHGELANVPIIALTALAMPGDREKCLQAGANDYVNKPVKLRELTSIIQNLLEK